The following proteins come from a genomic window of Acetivibrio cellulolyticus CD2:
- the rpsH gene encoding 30S ribosomal protein S8 produces MQVTDTIADMLTRIRNASSAKHVTVDIPASNLKRSIAGILLEEGFIKSVEEIDDGKQGIMRISLKYTGNKQNIITGIKRISKPGLRVYTGKGEVPKVLGGLGIAIISTSKGIMTDKKARKEGVGGEVLAFVW; encoded by the coding sequence ATGCAAGTGACTGATACCATAGCAGATATGTTGACCAGGATAAGAAATGCTAGTTCTGCAAAACATGTTACAGTTGATATACCAGCTTCTAATTTGAAGAGGTCTATAGCAGGTATTCTATTAGAAGAAGGTTTTATAAAGAGTGTTGAAGAAATTGATGATGGTAAACAGGGAATAATGAGAATTTCTCTAAAATATACCGGAAATAAGCAAAATATTATTACAGGTATAAAGAGAATCAGTAAACCTGGTCTTAGAGTTTACACAGGCAAGGGAGAAGTACCTAAAGTACTTGGAGGCCTGGGAATAGCTATAATTTCAACTTCAAAAGGTATTATGACAGACAAGAAGGCTCGTAAGGAAGGCGTTGGAGGAGAAGTTTTAGCATTCGTATGGTAA
- a CDS encoding KOW domain-containing RNA-binding protein: MNLTLGQVVYSKAGRDEGKKFIVIDIIDEFYVMISDGDLRRIENAKRKKVKHLKITGEVIIPLGDKLEKKVRVSNSEIRKALSEFGEAKEE, encoded by the coding sequence ATGAACTTAACCCTTGGGCAAGTGGTTTATTCAAAGGCTGGCAGGGATGAAGGGAAAAAATTTATTGTAATTGATATTATAGATGAATTTTATGTGATGATATCAGACGGAGACCTTAGAAGAATTGAAAATGCTAAAAGAAAGAAAGTAAAGCATTTAAAGATTACCGGGGAAGTTATTATACCGTTAGGTGATAAGCTGGAGAAGAAAGTTAGAGTTTCTAACTCTGAGATACGAAAGGCTTTATCGGAATTCGGTGAGGCAAAAGAGGAATAA
- the rplR gene encoding 50S ribosomal protein L18 codes for MITKPGSNIARVRKHARVRKKVVGTTERPRLNVFRSLSNMYAQIIDDSTGKTLVSASTLDKEIKGKLSFCGNKDAAKEVGKLVATKALNSGIKKVVFDRGGYIYHGRVKELAEAAREAGLEF; via the coding sequence ATGATAACAAAACCTGGTTCTAATATAGCTAGAGTTAGAAAGCACGCAAGAGTACGTAAAAAGGTAGTTGGAACTACTGAACGTCCACGTTTGAACGTATTTAGAAGTTTAAGCAATATGTACGCTCAGATTATAGATGATTCCACAGGAAAGACTCTTGTATCAGCTTCAACGCTGGACAAAGAAATTAAAGGTAAACTTAGCTTTTGTGGAAATAAGGATGCAGCCAAAGAAGTTGGTAAGTTGGTAGCTACTAAAGCTTTAAATAGCGGAATTAAGAAAGTCGTGTTTGATAGAGGCGGTTATATATACCACGGACGTGTAAAAGAATTAGCAGAAGCTGCTAGAGAAGCAGGCTTAGAGTTTTAG
- the rpsE gene encoding 30S ribosomal protein S5, translating into MQRIDASVLELKEKVVNIGRVTKVVKGGRNFRFSALVVVGDENGHVGAGMGKAAEIPDAIRKGIEDAKKNLIKVPLVESTIPHEVTGEYGAGKVLIKPAGEGTGVIAGGPVRAVLELTGIRDIRTKSLGSNNPINMVHATIEGLSRLKTVEEVAKLRNKTVEEVLG; encoded by the coding sequence TTGCAACGTATTGATGCCAGTGTATTGGAGTTAAAAGAAAAAGTAGTAAACATCGGTCGTGTTACCAAGGTTGTTAAGGGTGGTAGAAACTTCCGTTTCAGTGCTTTGGTTGTTGTTGGTGACGAAAACGGGCATGTAGGCGCTGGAATGGGTAAAGCTGCTGAAATACCTGATGCTATCAGAAAAGGTATAGAAGATGCTAAGAAGAATCTAATAAAAGTGCCTTTAGTTGAGTCAACAATTCCACACGAGGTAACTGGAGAATATGGTGCTGGTAAAGTATTAATTAAGCCAGCAGGAGAAGGTACTGGAGTTATAGCTGGTGGACCTGTAAGAGCGGTTCTTGAACTCACAGGGATTCGTGATATAAGGACAAAGTCTTTAGGATCAAATAATCCTATAAATATGGTTCACGCTACTATTGAAGGACTTTCACGTTTGAAGACAGTAGAAGAAGTGGCTAAACTCAGAAATAAAACTGTAGAAGAAGTATTAGGTTAG
- the map gene encoding type I methionyl aminopeptidase: MISIKTKNELDLMRKAGEVVALAHKKVEESIKPGVTTLELDRIVEEVIRKSGAIPSFKGYKCPYPGGIDYPSSICASVNNEVVHGIPGLRELKDGDIISIDIGAYLNGFHGDAARTFAVGKISPEAEKLIEATKQSFFEGIKNAVEGNRIIDISSAIEDYIASNGYTVVREYVGHGIGREMHEEPQIPNYRSRERGPRLQHGMTLAVEPMVNEGTYRVELLKNKWTVVTADGMLSAHYENTIAVTENEPVILTILD, from the coding sequence ATGATATCGATAAAAACAAAAAATGAGTTGGATCTTATGAGAAAGGCTGGGGAAGTTGTAGCGCTTGCTCATAAGAAAGTTGAAGAGTCTATAAAGCCTGGTGTTACGACTTTAGAACTGGATAGGATTGTAGAAGAAGTCATCAGAAAAAGTGGTGCAATACCTTCTTTTAAAGGTTACAAGTGTCCGTACCCAGGTGGAATAGACTATCCTTCAAGTATATGCGCTTCAGTAAATAATGAAGTTGTACATGGGATTCCAGGTTTAAGGGAATTAAAAGATGGCGATATTATAAGTATTGATATCGGTGCATATTTAAACGGATTTCATGGTGATGCTGCAAGGACCTTTGCTGTAGGTAAAATATCTCCTGAAGCTGAAAAGCTTATTGAAGCAACAAAACAAAGCTTCTTTGAGGGGATAAAAAATGCAGTAGAGGGAAACAGAATAATTGATATATCTTCTGCTATAGAGGACTACATAGCTTCCAATGGATACACTGTTGTCCGGGAATATGTAGGGCATGGTATTGGCAGGGAAATGCACGAAGAGCCTCAGATACCAAATTACCGTAGCAGGGAAAGAGGTCCAAGGTTACAACATGGTATGACACTAGCTGTCGAACCGATGGTTAATGAAGGTACTTACAGAGTTGAGCTTCTCAAAAATAAATGGACGGTTGTAACTGCAGACGGTATGCTTTCGGCCCACTATGAAAATACAATAGCTGTGACGGAGAATGAGCCGGTTATATTGACAATATTGGACTAA
- the rplF gene encoding 50S ribosomal protein L6: MSRIGRMPVTIPAGVDVKLKDNTLTVKGAKGTLEKEFHKDMTIKIENGKILVERPSDEKQHRALHGLTRSLINNMVTGVTQGFEKALDINGVGYRAQKQGKKLVLTLGYSHPVEMEEPAGITVDVPAQNKIIVKGIDKQVVGEFAAKIRSKREPEPYKGKGIKYETEIIRRKEGKTGGKGKK; the protein is encoded by the coding sequence ATGTCAAGAATTGGCAGAATGCCCGTAACTATACCAGCCGGAGTAGATGTAAAGCTTAAAGATAATACTTTGACTGTTAAAGGGGCAAAAGGAACTTTAGAAAAAGAATTTCATAAAGATATGACAATTAAGATTGAAAATGGTAAGATATTAGTTGAAAGACCATCCGATGAAAAACAACATAGAGCTCTTCACGGTTTAACAAGGTCTTTAATAAACAACATGGTTACTGGAGTAACTCAAGGTTTTGAAAAAGCATTGGATATAAACGGTGTTGGATACAGAGCACAAAAGCAAGGAAAGAAATTAGTTCTTACTTTAGGATACTCCCATCCTGTTGAAATGGAAGAACCTGCAGGAATAACTGTTGATGTACCTGCTCAAAACAAGATTATTGTTAAAGGTATAGACAAACAGGTAGTGGGCGAATTTGCTGCTAAAATAAGAAGCAAGAGAGAGCCTGAACCATATAAGGGTAAGGGTATCAAGTACGAAACTGAAATTATCAGACGCAAAGAGGGTAAAACCGGCGGTAAGGGTAAGAAGTAA
- the rplV gene encoding 50S ribosomal protein L22 translates to MLTKAEKKELGIGKDQGKAILMHARISSRKVKIVMDLIKNKNIDEAYAILRYTPKAASEILFKLLRSAESNATNNNNLDRDKLYIADGFANQGPTLKRIMPRAQGRANRIRKRTSHITLVVKERS, encoded by the coding sequence GTGCTTACAAAGGCTGAAAAGAAAGAATTAGGAATAGGTAAGGACCAAGGTAAAGCAATTTTAATGCATGCAAGAATATCTTCAAGAAAAGTTAAAATTGTAATGGATCTTATTAAAAATAAGAATATTGATGAGGCATATGCTATTTTGAGGTACACTCCAAAAGCAGCTTCAGAAATATTGTTCAAACTCTTAAGGTCAGCTGAATCAAATGCTACAAACAATAACAATCTTGACAGAGATAAATTGTATATAGCAGATGGATTTGCAAATCAAGGACCTACTTTAAAGAGAATTATGCCAAGAGCTCAAGGTAGAGCAAACAGGATCAGAAAAAGGACTAGTCACATAACATTAGTAGTTAAGGAAAGAAGCTAA
- the secY gene encoding preprotein translocase subunit SecY, which translates to MGGMLETIKNAFKIPDLRRKMLISLVILIIFRLGSHVPVPGMIASKLKELAGTGTIFGFFDIVSGGAFSNATIFAMSITPYVNSSIIMQLLTVAIPKLEQLAKEGEEGRKIIGRYIRYGTVVLAFLQATGLYFGLRGAVSNPGVFAFATITLSFTAGTAFLMWLGEQLTEYGIGNGISLLIFGGIVSRAPQGAWALWSNFKMGKFGGTGILGVLGLAAVLFVFLLIIALVVWIQQAERRIPVQYAKRVVGRKMYGGQSTHIPIKVNLAGVIPIIFAMSFVALPSTLVGFFAPTSENWIVKYFRNMQSHIEISILSGLLIMFFTFFYTYIQFNPVELANNMKKNGGFIPGIRPGKPTSDYITKVLNRITWFSALFLAVIQIFPSVVGAITHIDNVWFSGTSVLILVGVALDTVKQIESQMLMRHYKGFLE; encoded by the coding sequence ATGGGTGGAATGCTTGAAACTATAAAAAATGCCTTTAAAATTCCCGATTTAAGAAGAAAAATGCTTATAAGTTTGGTTATACTTATTATATTCAGGTTAGGTTCTCACGTACCTGTACCTGGAATGATTGCATCAAAACTTAAAGAATTAGCTGGTACTGGAACAATATTCGGCTTCTTCGATATAGTCTCGGGCGGTGCATTTTCAAATGCCACAATATTTGCGATGAGCATAACACCATATGTAAACTCTTCGATCATTATGCAGCTTTTAACCGTAGCAATTCCGAAACTTGAACAACTTGCTAAGGAAGGCGAAGAAGGCAGAAAGATTATAGGTAGATATATTAGGTATGGAACAGTTGTTTTAGCTTTCTTGCAAGCAACTGGACTATATTTTGGACTCAGAGGCGCAGTTTCAAACCCAGGAGTGTTTGCATTTGCCACTATTACATTGTCTTTCACTGCAGGTACTGCGTTCCTGATGTGGCTAGGAGAACAGTTAACCGAGTATGGCATAGGAAATGGTATTTCGCTTTTGATTTTTGGTGGTATTGTTTCCAGGGCGCCTCAAGGTGCTTGGGCACTATGGAGTAACTTTAAAATGGGTAAGTTTGGTGGAACCGGAATTCTTGGAGTTCTTGGACTCGCAGCTGTACTTTTCGTGTTCTTACTTATAATAGCTTTAGTTGTTTGGATACAACAGGCTGAAAGAAGAATACCAGTACAGTATGCAAAGAGAGTTGTAGGTAGAAAGATGTACGGCGGACAGAGTACACACATACCTATCAAGGTTAATCTTGCCGGCGTTATTCCGATCATATTTGCTATGTCTTTTGTTGCATTACCATCAACATTGGTTGGGTTCTTTGCACCAACCTCGGAAAATTGGATTGTGAAATATTTTAGAAATATGCAAAGCCATATTGAAATATCAATATTGTCTGGTTTATTGATAATGTTCTTTACATTCTTCTATACGTATATCCAGTTCAATCCTGTTGAACTTGCAAACAATATGAAGAAGAACGGTGGATTTATACCTGGAATAAGACCTGGTAAGCCTACATCAGATTACATTACTAAAGTTTTAAATAGAATTACATGGTTCTCAGCATTATTCCTTGCGGTGATTCAGATTTTCCCATCTGTAGTTGGGGCTATAACTCATATTGATAACGTTTGGTTTTCTGGAACCAGCGTTTTGATCCTTGTTGGTGTTGCATTAGATACTGTTAAACAGATTGAATCACAGATGTTGATGAGACACTATAAAGGATTTTTAGAGTAA
- the rplN gene encoding 50S ribosomal protein L14 yields MIQVQSTLKVADNTGAKKIMCIKVLGGSWRKYANIGDVIVASVKDATPGGVVKKGDVVKCVIVRTKRGVRRADGSYIKFDENAAVIIKDDKNPRGTRIFGPVARELRDNEYMKILSLAPEVL; encoded by the coding sequence ATGATTCAAGTACAATCAACTCTTAAGGTTGCTGATAACACAGGGGCGAAGAAGATAATGTGCATTAAAGTGCTTGGTGGTTCCTGGAGAAAGTATGCCAATATAGGAGATGTAATCGTTGCTTCGGTTAAAGATGCAACACCCGGTGGTGTTGTTAAAAAAGGCGATGTAGTTAAATGCGTTATAGTTCGTACAAAAAGAGGCGTTAGAAGAGCAGACGGTTCATATATAAAATTTGATGAGAATGCTGCAGTTATTATAAAAGATGATAAGAATCCAAGGGGAACACGTATATTTGGCCCTGTTGCAAGAGAATTAAGGGATAATGAATATATGAAAATTTTGTCCCTCGCACCAGAAGTATTATAA
- the rplP gene encoding 50S ribosomal protein L16, producing MLMPKRVKRRKVQRGRMRGVATRGNTVINGDFGLQATEPAWITSNQIEAARVALTRFIKRGGKVWIKIFPDKPVTSKPAETRMGSGKGSPEYWVAVVKPGRILFEIAGVPEETAREALRLAMHKLPIKCKFVAREEEVGGEANES from the coding sequence ATGTTAATGCCTAAGAGAGTTAAACGTAGAAAAGTTCAAAGAGGAAGAATGAGAGGCGTAGCTACAAGAGGAAATACAGTTATAAATGGCGATTTCGGTTTACAAGCTACTGAACCAGCATGGATAACAAGCAATCAGATTGAAGCTGCCAGGGTCGCTTTGACACGTTTCATCAAAAGAGGCGGTAAGGTTTGGATAAAGATATTTCCAGACAAACCAGTAACATCAAAACCAGCTGAAACACGTATGGGTAGCGGTAAAGGATCACCTGAATATTGGGTGGCAGTAGTTAAACCAGGAAGAATCCTGTTTGAAATAGCTGGAGTGCCGGAAGAAACTGCAAGGGAAGCATTAAGACTTGCTATGCACAAACTTCCCATTAAGTGTAAATTCGTAGCACGTGAAGAAGAAGTGGGTGGTGAAGCAAATGAAAGCTAA
- the rplB gene encoding 50S ribosomal protein L2 — MPVKKYNPTSPARRDMSVLTFDEITKTEPEKSLLQPLKKNAGRNSYGRITVRHQGGGAKQKYRIIDFKRDKDGIKANVTAIEYDPNRSANIALLNYADGEKRYIIAPEGLKVGDVVESGENADIKPGNALQLHNIPVGTLIHNIELKPGKGAQLVRSAGISAQLMAKENDSAQIRLPSGEVRMFRLNCKATIGTVGNHEHENVSIGKAGRKRWMGIRPTVRGVVMNPCDHPHGGGEGKSPIGRPSPVTPWGKPTLGLKTRKKKKASDKFIVKRRNQK, encoded by the coding sequence ATGCCTGTTAAAAAGTATAACCCTACTTCTCCTGCTAGAAGGGATATGTCAGTTTTGACATTTGACGAAATAACAAAGACAGAACCAGAGAAATCTTTGTTGCAGCCTTTAAAGAAAAATGCGGGTAGAAACTCATATGGTAGGATTACTGTTCGCCACCAGGGTGGAGGAGCAAAACAAAAATATAGAATAATAGATTTCAAGAGAGATAAAGATGGAATAAAGGCTAATGTAACAGCTATAGAATACGATCCAAACAGAAGTGCAAACATCGCATTGTTAAATTATGCTGATGGTGAAAAGAGATACATCATAGCTCCAGAAGGCCTTAAAGTTGGTGACGTGGTTGAATCCGGCGAAAACGCTGATATCAAGCCAGGTAATGCACTTCAGTTGCATAATATTCCTGTTGGTACATTGATACACAACATTGAATTAAAACCTGGAAAAGGTGCACAACTTGTTAGATCAGCAGGTATTTCAGCACAGCTTATGGCAAAAGAAAATGACTCTGCACAAATTAGACTTCCATCCGGTGAAGTAAGAATGTTCAGGTTAAACTGCAAAGCTACTATTGGTACAGTTGGAAATCATGAACATGAAAATGTTTCAATCGGTAAAGCTGGTAGAAAAAGATGGATGGGTATAAGACCTACAGTTCGTGGTGTTGTTATGAACCCATGCGATCACCCTCATGGTGGTGGAGAAGGTAAATCACCTATAGGAAGACCAAGTCCTGTTACTCCTTGGGGTAAACCAACACTTGGTTTGAAGACAAGAAAGAAGAAGAAAGCATCCGACAAGTTTATTGTTAAGAGAAGAAACCAGAAGTAA
- a CDS encoding adenylate kinase, which produces MKVVLLGAPGSGKGTQAVNISEWYKIPHISTGDIFRSNIKNGTELGKKAKEYIDKGLLVPDEVTIDIVSDRLKQSDCEKGFILDGFPRTVYQAEKLDEILNEMGATLDVVLNIEVPDSEIITRMGGRRVCTKCGMSYHVVFNPPAEGNVCKNCGEVVIQREDDREETVLQRLSTYHKQTEPLIEYYEKDNKLVTVEGQDNIDDTTSCVKKALGGM; this is translated from the coding sequence ATGAAAGTTGTACTATTAGGTGCCCCCGGTTCAGGTAAGGGGACACAGGCAGTAAATATTTCAGAGTGGTATAAGATACCTCATATATCTACAGGAGATATATTCAGAAGCAATATAAAGAATGGCACTGAACTTGGAAAGAAAGCCAAAGAATATATTGATAAGGGATTACTTGTACCTGATGAAGTTACAATTGATATAGTAAGCGACAGACTGAAACAGTCTGACTGCGAAAAGGGTTTTATACTTGACGGCTTTCCTAGGACGGTTTATCAGGCGGAGAAGCTTGATGAAATCCTTAATGAAATGGGAGCTACCTTGGACGTAGTATTGAATATCGAAGTTCCGGATAGTGAAATAATCACAAGGATGGGCGGCCGTAGAGTATGTACAAAGTGTGGAATGAGCTACCATGTAGTTTTCAATCCACCAGCAGAGGGAAATGTTTGTAAAAATTGTGGTGAAGTTGTTATTCAAAGAGAAGATGACAGGGAAGAAACTGTACTTCAGAGACTTTCAACTTATCATAAGCAAACTGAACCTCTTATTGAGTATTATGAGAAAGATAACAAGCTTGTCACTGTTGAAGGACAAGATAATATCGATGATACTACGAGCTGTGTAAAAAAAGCTTTAGGTGGAATGTAA
- the rplO gene encoding 50S ribosomal protein L15 — translation MKLFELQPAPGSSKAPKRKGRGVGTGNGKTAGKGHKGQNARAGGGVRPGFEGGQMPLYRRIPKRGFNNKLFAKVYAEVNVSDLNAFENGTVITPEVLIEKGLVKKVVDGVAILGNGELSKKLTVKAARFTKTASEKIEAAGGKAEVI, via the coding sequence ATGAAGTTGTTTGAATTACAGCCTGCACCAGGTTCATCAAAAGCTCCTAAAAGAAAAGGCAGAGGTGTCGGTACAGGTAATGGAAAAACTGCAGGCAAAGGTCATAAAGGACAAAATGCACGTGCAGGTGGTGGGGTAAGACCTGGTTTCGAAGGTGGACAGATGCCTCTCTATAGAAGAATTCCAAAGAGAGGATTTAACAATAAGTTGTTTGCGAAAGTATATGCTGAGGTAAATGTATCAGATCTAAATGCTTTCGAAAACGGTACAGTTATAACACCTGAAGTATTAATTGAAAAAGGACTTGTAAAGAAAGTCGTTGATGGAGTTGCAATCTTAGGAAATGGCGAGCTTAGTAAGAAACTTACAGTTAAAGCAGCAAGATTTACGAAGACGGCTTCAGAGAAAATTGAGGCTGCGGGAGGAAAGGCCGAGGTGATATAA
- the rplX gene encoding 50S ribosomal protein L24, whose amino-acid sequence MNSKIHVKKGDTVIVLNGKDESKKGKVLAVYPDNGRVLVEGVNMSTKHKKPKSQTQQGGIIHQESPIHSSKVMLVCPRCGKPTRVGKKVLESGEKDRVCKKCNEVIDTIKEVKKG is encoded by the coding sequence TTGAACAGTAAGATCCATGTAAAAAAAGGAGACACTGTTATCGTATTAAACGGTAAAGATGAGAGCAAGAAAGGAAAAGTGCTTGCGGTTTATCCAGATAACGGAAGAGTTTTAGTAGAAGGCGTTAACATGTCTACAAAACACAAGAAACCAAAATCACAGACTCAACAAGGTGGAATTATTCATCAGGAGTCACCTATACACAGCTCAAAAGTTATGCTAGTGTGTCCTAGATGCGGAAAGCCGACAAGAGTTGGTAAAAAAGTTTTGGAAAGTGGCGAAAAAGATAGAGTATGCAAAAAGTGTAATGAAGTTATAGATACTATTAAGGAAGTTAAAAAGGGATAG
- the rpsQ gene encoding 30S ribosomal protein S17: MEERALRKTRVGKVTSDKMDKTIVVSIESSVKHPLYKKFIKTTYKLKAHDEKNECKVGDKVKVMETRPLSKDKRWRLVEIIERAR, from the coding sequence TTGGAAGAAAGAGCATTGAGGAAAACAAGAGTTGGTAAAGTTACCAGCGATAAAATGGATAAGACAATTGTTGTTAGCATAGAAAGTTCTGTTAAACATCCACTTTATAAGAAGTTTATAAAAACAACTTATAAACTTAAGGCTCATGATGAAAAAAATGAGTGTAAAGTTGGAGATAAAGTTAAAGTTATGGAAACCAGACCTCTTAGTAAGGATAAGAGATGGAGACTGGTAGAAATTATTGAAAGAGCTCGTTAG
- the rpmC gene encoding 50S ribosomal protein L29, which translates to MKANEIRDKSQDELVKELGELKSELFKLRFQHATNQLENPMKLKDVKKSIARIKTVMRERELKGIEA; encoded by the coding sequence ATGAAAGCTAATGAGATAAGGGATAAATCACAGGATGAATTAGTAAAAGAGCTCGGGGAATTAAAGTCGGAGCTGTTTAAATTGAGATTTCAACATGCTACCAACCAACTTGAAAACCCTATGAAGCTTAAGGACGTTAAGAAGTCAATTGCTCGCATAAAGACCGTAATGAGGGAAAGAGAGTTAAAGGGTATAGAAGCCTAA
- a CDS encoding type Z 30S ribosomal protein S14 → MAKKSMVIKQQRAPKFKTRAYNRCKLCGRPHAYIRKFGICRLCFRELAYKGQIPGVRKASW, encoded by the coding sequence GTGGCAAAAAAATCAATGGTTATAAAGCAGCAAAGAGCGCCTAAGTTTAAGACAAGAGCTTATAATAGATGTAAATTATGTGGAAGGCCACATGCCTATATCAGGAAATTCGGAATATGCCGTCTTTGCTTCAGGGAGCTGGCTTACAAAGGTCAGATACCTGGTGTTAGAAAAGCAAGTTGGTAG
- the rpmD gene encoding 50S ribosomal protein L30, whose translation MAKLKITLVKSTNKLKDGQLATVKALGLRKIRSVVEQQDNEQIRGMIKKVEHVLSVEEV comes from the coding sequence GTGGCTAAGCTTAAAATTACTTTGGTAAAGAGTACCAATAAACTTAAAGATGGTCAGTTAGCTACTGTGAAAGCTTTAGGATTGAGAAAGATAAGATCCGTAGTTGAGCAACAGGACAATGAACAAATTAGAGGAATGATAAAAAAAGTAGAACATGTTTTATCAGTAGAAGAAGTTTAA
- the rpsS gene encoding 30S ribosomal protein S19, producing the protein MSRSIKKGPFVHEKLLKRIEEMNAQNEKKVLKSWSRASTIFPQMVGHTIAVHDGRKHVPVYISEEMVGHKLGEFAPTRTFKGHGNHTERSTALK; encoded by the coding sequence ATGAGTAGATCAATTAAAAAGGGACCATTTGTACACGAAAAACTTCTTAAGAGAATAGAAGAAATGAATGCTCAAAACGAAAAGAAAGTTTTAAAGAGTTGGTCAAGAGCATCAACAATTTTCCCTCAGATGGTTGGACATACAATAGCTGTACATGATGGAAGAAAGCATGTACCTGTGTATATTTCAGAAGAAATGGTTGGACACAAACTCGGAGAATTTGCTCCAACAAGGACCTTTAAAGGACACGGAAACCACACTGAAAGGTCAACAGCATTAAAGTAA
- the rpsC gene encoding 30S ribosomal protein S3: MGQKVNPHGLRIGIIKDWDTKWYAGNKNFSDFLVEDFKIRKFIKKKLYTSGISRIEIERAANKVKVNVNTAKPGLVIGKGGAGIEELRKQLEKMTQKNVLINITEIKVPELDSQIVAENIASQLEKRISFRKAMKQAMTRSMKLGAKGIKTQVAGRVGGAEIARTEHYHEGTIPLQTLRADVDYGFAEADTTYGKLGVKVWIYKGEVLPAVKRERKTEGGDK; encoded by the coding sequence ATGGGACAAAAGGTTAATCCTCATGGCCTAAGAATAGGTATAATAAAAGATTGGGATACCAAATGGTATGCTGGAAATAAGAACTTTAGTGATTTTCTTGTTGAAGATTTCAAAATAAGGAAGTTCATAAAAAAGAAGCTTTATACATCAGGAATTTCGAGAATTGAAATAGAAAGAGCTGCAAATAAAGTAAAAGTAAATGTAAATACTGCTAAACCAGGTCTTGTAATCGGTAAAGGTGGTGCAGGTATTGAAGAACTCAGGAAGCAGCTTGAAAAAATGACTCAGAAGAACGTATTGATAAACATTACTGAAATCAAGGTTCCTGAGTTGGATTCTCAAATAGTTGCTGAAAATATAGCATCTCAGCTTGAAAAAAGAATTTCATTCAGAAAAGCAATGAAACAAGCAATGACAAGGTCAATGAAACTTGGCGCTAAGGGTATAAAGACTCAAGTAGCAGGCCGTGTCGGTGGTGCAGAAATAGCAAGAACTGAACATTATCATGAAGGTACTATTCCACTTCAGACACTTAGAGCAGACGTAGATTATGGATTTGCTGAAGCAGATACAACCTACGGTAAATTAGGTGTTAAAGTGTGGATATACAAAGGTGAAGTTCTTCCAGCTGTCAAAAGGGAAAGAAAGACGGAAGGAGGAGATAAATAA
- the rplE gene encoding 50S ribosomal protein L5, which produces MPSLKDKYVKEVAPALKEKFKYTSAMQIPKLEKIVLNMGVGDVKENAKALDAAANDMALITGQKPIITKAKKSVAAFKLRQGMNIGCKVTLRGNMMYEFAYRLLYIALPRVRDFRGVPVNSFDGRGNYSMGVKDQLIFPEIDYDKVEKIRGMDITFVTTAQNDEEARELLKLLGMPFSQS; this is translated from the coding sequence ATGCCAAGTTTGAAAGACAAATATGTTAAAGAAGTTGCACCAGCTTTAAAAGAAAAGTTTAAATATACAAGTGCAATGCAGATACCCAAATTGGAAAAGATAGTTTTAAATATGGGTGTAGGCGATGTTAAGGAAAATGCAAAGGCATTAGATGCTGCTGCTAATGACATGGCTCTTATAACAGGACAAAAGCCTATTATAACAAAGGCGAAAAAGTCAGTTGCAGCTTTTAAGCTGAGACAAGGAATGAATATAGGTTGTAAGGTAACTCTTAGAGGGAATATGATGTATGAGTTTGCTTATAGACTTTTATATATTGCCCTACCAAGAGTTAGAGATTTTAGAGGTGTTCCGGTAAATTCTTTTGACGGTAGAGGTAATTACTCAATGGGAGTAAAAGATCAGCTTATTTTCCCTGAAATAGATTACGATAAAGTCGAAAAGATAAGAGGAATGGATATAACATTCGTTACAACGGCTCAGAACGATGAAGAAGCAAGAGAGCTTCTTAAGTTGCTCGGTATGCCGTTTAGCCAGAGCTAA